One segment of Ziziphus jujuba cultivar Dongzao chromosome 12, ASM3175591v1 DNA contains the following:
- the LOC107428093 gene encoding coniferyl alcohol acyltransferase gives MEYSGKEMKVRVRKQEVVAAVLPIQEHWLPMSNLDLLLPPLDVGIFMCYKKPADNGCTSAAAAMNMIGMLKKALVQALVSFYALAGEVVTNSTGEPELLCNNRGVDFVEAYADIQLEQLNLYDADTTIQGKFIPNKKQAGVMAVQVTEFQCGGLVVACTWDHRVADAYSANMFMVSWGEIAAAAAAAHDDKVSLLSGLQPCFRRSLLNPRRPAIIDPSIDRFFIPLNMLPPPSPQPPTADRLVSRIYSVSAHEVKRLQSEASTNSCMRSKLVSFSAFLWKTIAKSAITGKQCKLGIAVDGRTRLTLSSSASSAPIPNPSPNPMPSYFGNVLSVPYGSKPADELIAQPLCWVADAVHEFLDIATTEEHFLGLIDWAEAHRPVTSMAKIYSKGIEDGPAFVVSSGVSFPLSHVDFGWGKPAFWSYTFHWEGDTGYVMPMHSPKGNGDWVVYMRLLKGQLDFLEKQASHVLRPFTFDFLR, from the exons atggAATATTCAGGGAAAGAAATGAAAGTGAGAGTGAGGAAGCAAGAGGTGGTGGCAGCAGTGCTTCCAATACAGGAACATTGGCTGCCAATGTCAAATCTGGACTTGCTTCTGCCTCCGTTGGATGTGGGGATTTTCATGTGTTACAAGAAACCAGCGGATAATGGTTGTACATCAGCAGCAGCTGCAATGAATATGATTGGGATGTTAAAAAAGGCATTGGTCCAGGCTCTTGTATCCTTCTACGCCTTGGCTGGGGAGGTGGTCACCAACTCAACCGGTGAGCCCGAGCTTCTTTGCAACAATCGGGGTGTTGACTTTGTGGAAGCTTATGCCGACATCCAGCTGGAGCAGCTCAACCTCTATGACGCTGACACCACCATCCAAGGCAAATTTATTCCAAACAAGAAGCAGGCCGGAGTGATGGCTGTTCag GTGACGGAGTTCCAATGCGGGGGATTGGTAGTGGCATGCACGTGGGACCATAGAGTAGCGGACGCCTACTCGGCCAACATGTTCATGGTGTCATGGGGTGAgattgctgctgctgctgctgctgctcaTGATGACAAAGTGTCACTACTCTCTGGCCTGCAGCCATGCTTCCGAAGGTCGTTGCTGAATCCTCGGCGTCCCGCTATCATCGACCCCTCCATCGACCGCTTCTTCATCCCATTAAACATGTTACCCCCACCATCTCCCCAACCCCCAACAGCTGATCGTCTCGTAAGCCGCATATACAGCGTTTCCGCGCATGAAGTGAAGCGCCTCCAGTCCGAGGCCAGCACCAACAGCTGCATGAGGAGCAAACTGGTGTCCTTCAGTGCCTTCTTGTGGAAAACCATTGCCAAATCTGCAATCACCGGCAAGCAGTGCAAGCTAGGCATTGCTGTTGATGGAAGGACCAGGCTCACGCTTTCTTCTAGTGCTTCCAGTGCCCCAATTCCAAATCCAAGTCCAAATCCAATGCCTTCTTACTTTGGAAACGTCCTGTCCGTTCCCTACGGAAGCAAACCCGCAGATGAGCTGATAGCCCAGCCCTTGTGTTGGGTTGCAGACGCCGTTCATGAATTCTTGGATATCGCAACCACCGAGGAGCATTTCTTGGGGTTGATAGACTGGGCTGAGGCCCATAGGCCTGTCACAAGCATGGCCAAGATTTACAGCAAAGGGATAGAAGATGGGCCGGCCTTTGTGGTGTCTTCCGGAGTGTCGTTTCCGTTATCGCATGTGGATTTCGGATGGGGAAAGCCTGCGTTCTGGTCCTACACTTTCCACTGGGAAGGAGATACAGGCTATGTCATGCCCATGCATAGCCCAAAAGGCAATGGTGATTGGGTGGTTTATATGCGGCTCTTGAAGGGGCAGTTGGACTTCCTTGAGAAACAGGCTTCTCATGTCCTCAGGCCCTTTACCTTTGATTTCCTTCGTTAA